The DNA window GGTGGTGCTAGCTTTAAAGCCCTGGAGTCCAGATTCCCACTTTATCGACGACCGCAACAGGCAGAACGGTTAGATAAAGAAACAGGAAACGCCGGATCTTGATGGAGAACACAGACGCCAGTGGAGCGCCCTTGATACGCTCACAGGCGCCAATGTGGTCAATCAGCTGAACACGCTCCTTCTCTGCCTGAATAAAAGCGAAACGGTCCAGGCTGCCGGCCTTCCTACCAGCGATCGTAGCCCGCATTGGTGCGCTGAACCAGGA is part of the Lignipirellula cremea genome and encodes:
- a CDS encoding bestrophin family protein is translated as MQSIIQELQSLPAKLSASCWRCSWFSAPMRATIAGRKAGSLDRFAFIQAEKERVQLIDHIGACERIKGAPLASVFSIKIRRFLFLYLTVLPVAVVDKVGIWTPGL